gttgcatagggagaggtattagcagtaggaagagggaaatgctcatgccattgtacagaacactggtgagacctcacttagagtactggatacagtactggagaccatatcttcagaaggatatggataccttagagagagttcaaagaagggctactaaactggttcatggattgcagggtaaaattcaccaggaaaggttaaaggatcttaacaggtatagcttggtgaaaagacgagacaagggaaatatgataaaagcattttaaatatataaaggtaaacaacacagtaaaagtggagactatatttaaaagaaggaaaactaccataacaagaggacatagtctcaaaaatagagggacaaaggtttaaaaatagtatcaggaagtattacattactgagagggtagtggatgcatggaatagccttccaactggagtggtagaggttaactcagtagaagtgtttaagcatgcgtgggataggcataaggcgaagcacttgctgctagtaacagatctagaattaatatactataatgcccaaagtctcaattcctatgcatatgcaataataaaatatgtggacttacaacaaaaattatgttagtcagtctttaaacttggcttattcatttgttaatagttatgcttataatgttaactggttccttttcaattcgatcaaaacattttgaaaccaatccctaattgtattaccatttgttcaagaaatcttggtttattagaactttcttttagtaaatgttctttaagataacccctcttccagcatgttatcaattttgtatacaaagttaaaacacacttgttacttatacgtgaatcgatagacatatatatattctatctatatatatatatattaaccattacttgtcacagacactttcctgatatagggaaactaatagtaggattcacgatatatgggcggatatgacctcactaagggcagagtgagggcaggagccaggactgacgtgtctctttaaggacaacctccttttgttctaggggccattttcttttagggcatttcagctggcaaatgaaagcattatacatttaacagcccgtgaagctttgaaataacatggtgcaaaaaaacaaaaaacttacgggattcaaacaatttacctacagccattaatcacttttcctcttcacaatctcacttaacaactttgcatattccctctatccacattgcatagtattgcaacaaatcacacttgcctatacatttttaactcgtccaaataattctctattcctgcatcagattcactttcctaaccttcgtaatcaacactgagctacatccccgactccctatcttatacaccagtcttggagaaaatactttgcaccgcaaaaggaaatacagcctcagaaaggtggaatgtaatcttgtgagctagtctcccacacgatcctatcaacttcaattgaaataacaaaatacacaattagaatattttctagcaaaaattccattgctaagttctgaataactctacggaacacaaatctgaatcgcactgagtcgcaaccacgcccccccctcctcctccctcccttgtctcacagaaggcaaaaagggagggggagaaacaagagggactgcaagcatgacattttaaccatgtcagtgctggaaagacagttacgttacaattattgcaaaagcaaagagacacaaacacacaacatttaataatactctcagtgaaactcaatacaaaacccccaccctctaccagggtaatggctaacacaaaatacaaaaacaattattataatatacatatattcttaaccctttgtgatctagttcttcctcagcccaaccttcctgctgaatagcattgctactctgtcttcaactaaatcacatgctagccagcccttactgggcttactcaattcctgtcccatattcccccctcccctacaccagcgtcctagatatagggaaagataaggaaaattgaacaagagcgtctacaatgctcgactgccacttgagaatggtgggtcctactcaagtgcgtcttcccaaaacgtagactagtcactgaatccgcctacccggggtggtagacacggattggagcgaggtgagaagtgtgtgaccaatcacttctctattaagaggaatgggagtggatagtgtaatagtacaggaagtgtagaaaaggtaaaaaggtaaggaaaaatccttagagacagacacaggagtttgaatgactcctatttagacaaacaaaacaacaatacagttgaaatacagtgcatgcatcacagttcaaatgaaatcaacagtaattcctttcctttactcatgtgacccaagtcacctccctcaacctcgtagtgtccccgctcggagaacgacttcctcaagtctcactaccagcggccacaggaaacagcaatcctctccgacccgaatcctgtctagcctccctcgttacagcagtccacaaagagtggccacctctatcctcactcccgtagtgcccctataaaacccacttataggtctcactaccacgtggtgcgggagacaagcaatgcctgcctgaatccccccgccacaaataaagaaattggaattccaccagcctcagcgctcgaagctgtgggttaccacctctctgcaagcagagttacgtgcacaatgaggctagctaggctatcaaagtgacacaagaaggatcacaggaaattatgagtctacacaaattccacagttccaacactcctctttttccttacagccacagccacgaggctcctaaaagaggtaaacaggcaaagaagacccccaggaaaacttccacaggtcaacctccctttttccctacagccacatccacgtggctcctaaaaggagtaaacaggcaacagaagacccaggcaaatcccctcaggtccacccccctttatcccaaaaaggggaaaaaagacaaacagacaaacagaagacccaggcaagtcccctcaggtccacccccctttatcccaaaaggggtaaaaagacaaacagacaaacagaagacccaggcaagtcccctcaggtccacccccctttatcccaaaaaggggaaaacaagcaaacagacactcaacccgggcacttaactaaaacaggccaattcaaacacacccaggcaacagatagactaaatgcaggtaaaaagtattaacaaataaggtataggctctctgggcaagatattacctgtctttgatgtcctcttggcagcagtcacagacacttgaaTAGATAAATCTCAAAGGGGAAAGAAACATACCGGGCTGCTGCAGTCAGTCTCCACCGTGTAtttagaggtgatcaatctccatcTTTCCCCTGGGATTCACCTACccaggtcttcttggacggctgccagataggtcataacccaggccccacgttggatgcgccaaattgatgtagattaatttagaaataaacaaatatgtttaaatgtctatctgttcctgtccaaatctgagatgattaaattgcgtatacgcagaagtaagctcacactgacacatggagttcaggttaaaagcacttcagaaaatttaatggcatcttggttggaaaacagttatgcagacctttttaaaggcaaaatgacatcatcattgaatatcagataataacaaataaacatcattaattggattaaatgttatgtgactatatcagtgtccacccatcaatattattaattggctcaggggtttgagtgactagctaggtgtcctcccaccgggaggtggtattgttctggacaagggtgtggacagaaggctcaggcgccatctttcccagcatgaggtttactcggtggaaaggggggcttgagcgtcattttacacagtcagtgatgtcaggtcttgtggtcaggtgcaaggttcttgtaatgctcaattgttgacaagatggaaacaactgcagatttctgaaactgatattgtttattgctttaaaataaaaaagataatcaattggaactgtctctttaattcctggcaggttataaacagcagcggagttgaagttgttttaagataaggcaattttaacacaaccagcgagaagttccaaattaggatgcagatgattaattagtagttgaaacaaggttaggaggttaggtggagcagatagcgaaccacatagaattaggatggttatatatccagcttgagcagatctggtttacttaacttatgaaggagcgataatccaaattggtgatagagattccacagagaatcgaggttgcagcaggcaagagaatatccaaaaacagtccgaggtcgtgggagaggagaaggagggtaaacgattaaacagtccgggtccgatacacagtagaagtagtaataattcagtttgaagttcgcgggagctttcgagttgatccagcactgtggtgttgacgcggtctctctatgaatcctgggaacgaccgcgtcataggagggggagtggccgcgctccgagaacccggaagtccacggttagcgaatgccggaaggtctgacagttcttttatgaatagaacatttcattagtacagtgttctcatggccttggctctggccttggttatactttgttgcatgttacaggagattcaataattccggagtcagctatgtctttatagaaaatacagtctctgttcattgtattaaatgtactgggaaattctgtcatgtaatgtagtttaagatggagaatctgtcaggtaatgaggacaaaatggagggtttgtcacagtgtgaggttaaaatggagttagtacaataattcagtacaagttcaataaagatttttaataattctacatcaaaagGATCctcattggaccccagggaaatccatgccagcactcccaaagttagggaggctgggtaaattaaaaaatatatataaattgtgtgtatatatatatatatatatatatatatatatatagtgtgtttgtgtgtctgtcaaacagtgtgtatgtcagtgagagtgtatatgtatctgttagtgagcgtgtatgtgtgtctgtcagtgagtgtgtgtgtatgtcctcCGTCaatgaatgtgtatctgtgtgtcagtgtgtgtgtgtgtctatcagtgagtgtgtgtgtgtgtctgtcagtgagtgtgtgtgtgactctgattgggtgtgtgtctgtcagtgtgtgtgtgtatttctgtcagtgagtgtgtatgcgtttctgtcagtgaatgtgtgtgtacatgtgtgtctgtcagtgagtgtgtatatgtgtctgccagtgtgtgtctgtctgagtgtatgtgtgtctgtcagagatacAAGAGTCTCTACAAGTAATGTGTACTCATCTTTCCTGGTTAATGGAAATAAACCTGTTTGTTTATCTTATTTACCGCTCTTTGGCAGTTTGATCATGTTTTTACAAATCTTTCAAAACTCACTGATCACGAAGTAAATCTGACCAGAAATAAATCTGCATGTTAAGATTTGCACTCTAGTTACACTAACTACATCATCAATTAGTTACTATGAGGAAACTAATTCTTCACCTCCAAATTTTTTTGTTAGTAGGGCAAAATATGTCTGTTTTTGTGTCCCAATGAGTGGTAACGATGCCCATAATTTCAGCTATCTTAAAATCAAATCAGTTAAAATTGTAAATAATCACAGaaacatatgtaaatatatattaatttatttctcaGAAAGTTTGCACAAGGAGTAAGGGTATCATATTTGTCAGTAATTATCTCAATCATAAAATCTGAGTAAAGTCAGAGGTCTATATTTACATCCCAGATGAGCAAAGCTACCAGTAAAGTTATTCCAAAGCCCCTGGTATCACTTGCACCATTTGCATCTCCGCCATTATCTGTACCCTCCCCTATCATATCTTCCCAATCCCTGACATCTCCCTCTCCCAGCGCTGGCTGTCCCCTATAAAAGGAGGAAGGTTTAGGGGAGAAAGATAAACCTGACAGATTCCCAGTGGGAGGAGGGTTATGCGAGCTGCAGAATCGCAGGTCTCGTTCCTCTAGGGAGCGTAGCTCCCTCCCCCTGAGGGCTGGTGGGGATGTGCAGGTCACAGGGGAGCTAGATATCCCTGGAGTGGAGCGAAACCAGCCCCATAGGGAGCGGCAGCTGCAGTCACAGTGCCATGGATTTCCATTGAGGCGTAGAAACTGCAATGATGGGAGAGAGCGCATGGAGTctcctgggagggagggcagactgTTATTGAAGAGAAAGAGAATGGTAAGGCTGCTTAATCCCCTGAAGGCTGCTGGAGAGATTGATACCAGACGGTTACTGTGCAGCAAGAGACGGTCCAGGCTAGAGAGACCAAAGAAGGATCCAGCTGGCAGTGACTGTAAGAGATTCCCATGTAGAAAGAGCTGGGTAAGATTGGAGAGGTCGCGGAACAGaccatcctgaaaaaaaatgaaaacaaaaaagattTTATTCATTAGTGGAAACAGAGGGATTTCTAAGTGTAGGATGATAAAGAAGGAATAACAGGTGGCAGTAGGAGTCATGTAGGAGTAAAAGACTCTAGATCAGTAAACAGTTTAATATGTTGTATATTACCATACAGAGAGAATATACATATTATGTCAGACAAATTAGTCAGGTATAAGAAGACAAAGATTAAACCCAAGACAATGTGATCTTTTGATGAtataagtacttttttttttttactttttaatgcaGCTTAAAACTGTAATTTATTGGGCTCAGATTTGATTTTCATTGTGTCGCTTATTGTTTATGACAATCAGAGCCAGATTAAGACCTCACAGGGCCCTTGGAAAGTTACTAATTTCGTGCTTCGACTTCTCTCTCAGTAAAGGGGAGATGGATCGTGAGAAACGTGCCATACTCTTGCTTATTTGCTTGCCAAACAGCTTGTACTCTTTGCAGTTTACAGGCACATATTCAGGAGCTCCCCAGGCTGTTAATGAAGAACCCTGCACTAAAAGTATGCAAAAACCTTGACATTGCAGGCATGGCATTTGGAAAAAGGTTTGTCTCCAACATAGTAACCCCTTAATGCCTGGACTAATGCTTACACAATTGCCATGGTATGCACGCATACTGCACAATCGTGTATACACGACGTTAACTATTGCAAATTAAAGTATGTTTTGCTAAATAATTTAGTTTAGAATTTCTGCTCATACTGCAGAGCTGGtacagccattaaagcactggcTCTGCTCTGCCCCATAGAGGCTGCATGGGCCTGTTGGGAGATCTATAGATATCCCTATCCAGCCCAGCGCTGTTCTAAGTGCAAGTCTGATTCTCCGACTGGGTGCAGGTCGCTCCAAATGCTCACTTACCTGTCAGAGACTGTAGAGGTCGTCAGGCGTGcctgacagtcagacacactagaGCACGAGGATGCCCACTGGACATGTCCAAAAGGTAAGCAGAATGGGggaagcaataaaataaaaaaacaaaacataaccgTTTGTCGGGAGGATGAACGCCCAGCTACCTGAATACAGTCACCTCCCATATGAACCCCCTCTTAGCCACCCTGTCATAGTTACCCTGTCACACTCAGTTCCTCACACATGGTCACATACACCCCACCACATGCATTCTGTCACATTCCTCTTTACCAGAGCCTACCTCATACACAGTCATCCTTATACACAGGCACCCTCCCACAGtcgcgctcatacacacacaataacccttcacacacaacacAGCCTCTCCATACACACATCACAACCAAAAGCAGTCCCACATGCACACAACACAATACAAGCAGCTGCCCCACTGACATATGCTCTCAGATACATGGATACACATGCTCTCAGTAGATACACATTCATAGGCAAACACATACACCAAGATACTAACTGGCAACATACATAGGTTTGTAATGCTAAATAACACACATGTAGCAGAGTGTACGTGAGTGTGtttatcagtgtgtatatgtgtgcatatataagtGTGCCAAAGTAGCAACATGATTGCAATGTgagtttaaagggattctctagtgctaggaaaacaaacctgttttcctggcactagagaatcctggagtgcccccctccctcccaccctccatcccACGTCGCTGAATTAGTTAAaagcccttcagtcacttacctgaatacaGTGCCGATGACGCTTGGCTGTGCCCACggtcctcccccgccgacaggggagacctaatgcgcatgtgcagcaatggccACATGCGTGCTCATTAGACCTCTCCATTTTTCACTGCTTTACTACGGAGATGCACagcatgaggacacccagcattgtttagatgaccaaaagtcacctaagaagccagaagtccctctggtagacagccactagaggaggacttaaccctgcaaggtaattattgcagttattaaaaactgcaataattacacttgcagggttaagggtgatgggatgcaatgagctgacgtggtctgggtgcctacagtgtccctttaatatagtaTAGGTGTGGTACGATGATATTatacacataggcgtgcgcagcctattgcattagggtgtgcaccctagagcacaagcacacgccgcgtatatatatgtaagtatgtatgtatatatatatatgtgtatatatacatatacacatatatacatacacagctgtgtgtgtgtgtgctgttagtgtgatgtgtgtgtgagggtgctggtagtgtactatgtgggtgagggtgtttgtgtgtgcgtgcttgtgagggtgctgttaatgtactgtgtgtgagggtgctgtttgtgtgtgtgtgtgcacttgtgagggtgctgttaatgtactgtgtgtgagggtactggtagtgtgctgtgtgtgtttgttagggtcctgtttgtgtttgtgagggtactgtttgtgtgctgtgtgttagggtgctgtttgtgtaatgtgtgtaagggtgctgtgtgtgtgtaagtgctgtgtatgtctgtgggtgctgtatgtctgtgggtgctgtatgtctgtgggtgctgtgtatgtctgtgggtgctttatgtgtgtatgtgctgtgtatgtctgttggtgctgtgtatgtgtgtgggtgctgtgtatgtgtgtaggtgctgtgtatgtgtgtaggtgctgtatgtgtgtaggtgctgtgcatgtctgtgggtgctgtgtatgtctgtgggtgctgtatgtgtgtgggtgctgtatgtctgtgggtgctgtatgtgtgtgtgtgtgtgtgtgctgtgtgtggatgctgtgtatgtctgtgggtgctgtatgtctgtaggtgctgtatgtgtgtaggtgctttatgtgtgtgggtgctttatgtgtgtgggtgctgtatgtgtgtgggtgattgtggggggtggaggtgggggtacattactcaatatcccccctcccttcttactttatgtggggaggggggattcttgttccttgctacattccctggtggtccagtggaggtgggggcagatcagttaatatcccccctcccttgttaccttatgcctgggaggggggatccttgttctgccatccttccctggtgctccagtggtgagttaactctagcctgcggggctagagttcactctcacgagatctgagcgttgcctcggcaacgctcagatctcgcgagaggaacccggcggagctgctggcaagagctccgccggtcctctcctgcctccctccctgcctgtgggtcggtggggagggaggctgagagcagagccggcgtttggatagcgctggctctgcatgagccgacaggggggtcCTGAGATcgcccctgccggtctcaatacataggcgtgccgcggggattagggtgtgcccaggcacacccggcacaccccgtgcgcacgcctatgataatACACAATATACAAGTATAAAAATAACAGATATTCTCATCCCTTCtgggtggtatatatatatatatatattgtgtatccatcaaaggcctgggagtctgagggttctgcgcagtatattaTCTGTTCTAGAACGGCTCTCTTCTGGACAGAGATCTCACATGTTCCACTTGGAATCTGCTGAAGCTTGGGGCTCACAGCCCTGAGTGcttctatcacaactgggactactattgCTCCTTcgtcctgatgttatagtcactggatgTTGCaacatccaccaccactgcagtccTCCATTCCTTATCTATTATCACAATATCAGATTGGTTGGTCACTACTTGCTTGTCTGACTGGATCTAAATGTCACACAGTATCTtaaccctgtcattctcaactaccctttgtggtatctcccactGGACTATAATCTGTCCAGATACAcaacttggttgtgcctctcaAAGTATGCTGTCCCTGCTAACAACTTGCACCTGGCTACTATGTACTGGATTGTCAAAGAGGCTTTTTTGCAAAGTAAGCCTTATAACATTTTGGGGTGCACATTGTgcaattttacaattattatattctttatttatatgcaGCTATGCAGTTTTGACCCATGAGTGTTCTTATGTATTGTTGTTATATGTCCTAtgttcagtggcgtactaaggagggggctggggggagggcgGTCCGCCACCggtgccagggccgccatcagggggtgacaaccgtgacggttgtcacgggcccgacggtcctggggggcccggactgctttggcagtccagggccccacaattacactctgcacatatatatagcgatcatcgctatatatatgtgcagccgcgggcccccccggctccctgtatttgcagagggggcccagcggactgcaggagcactttccagcatttgcctgtctctaactcccgcgagatgtgcggtcggtagagcgttgccatgggttaccatggcaacgctccgcgcgacgcgcaaaccacgtctcgcgggagttagaaacagggaaatgctggaaagtgctcctgcagtctgctgggccccctctgcaaatacagggagccggggggggggggggggggcagaatgcCATCGGACCACCAAggatcaaagaatcttccccactccctgaaccaggtaagaaacagggaggggggaataactttcaTTGCATTACATTcatacactagtaaacacactaacacacacacactgcattcattacactgacacacacactgcattcattacactaacatacacactgcatccactacactaacacacacaatgcattcactacactaacacacacactgcatccactacactaacacacacaatgcattcactacactaacacacacactgcatccactacactaacacacaca
The DNA window shown above is from Pelobates fuscus isolate aPelFus1 chromosome 10, aPelFus1.pri, whole genome shotgun sequence and carries:
- the RTN4RL2 gene encoding reticulon-4 receptor-like 2, with translation MREECKSTLRGSLQYLICFSLLLPLSLSYHPSLTPCPSLCTCYPSPPTASCQSHNLSRVPSPLPGLARRVFLQNNQISELGPGLFSPLTSVLWLFSNRISLLRPGAFQGLEYLKELDLGNNPTLPPLQPDTFSGLSSLQSLHLYRCHIHRLPADLFRGLHSLRYLYLQHNYLTGLPDGLFRDLSNLTQLFLHGNLLQSLPAGSFFGLSSLDRLLLHSNRLVSISPAAFRGLSSLTILFLFNNSLPSLPGDSMRSLPSLQFLRLNGNPWHCDCSCRSLWGWFRSTPGISSSPVTCTSPPALRGRELRSLEERDLRFCSSHNPPPTGNLSGLSFSPKPSSFYRGQPALGEGDVRDWEDMIGEGTDNGGDANGASDTRGFGITLLVALLIWDVNIDL